From the Leptospira sp. WS60.C2 genome, one window contains:
- the rsgA gene encoding ribosome small subunit-dependent GTPase A: protein MGKELFTIARIFGAYYEIYSESTSYALAVLKGKLRLKNTNERHPFVVGDLVFAEKSSGEEWVISERLERKNYLTRKSDKGDSHVLCANLDQVAILASCKDPETKPGFIDRLLAASYHTNIPPLIIFTKKDLVSEEEIEDRETYYKELGYDVMSVSLLSEESIQPLWEKIKGKRTFLCGNSGVGKSTLMNHLHQKTIQRTNLVSGSTKKGKHTTTNSFALFLEGNTVLIDSPGVKEWGILHLTPTQLWESFPELRKVKELCQEIYCCELGSECAMRKFMHESMDETRKKSLESMIESLENPYRVTRRDHWSKAVTKRY from the coding sequence TTGGGTAAAGAACTATTTACAATCGCTCGTATCTTTGGGGCTTATTACGAAATTTATTCGGAGTCCACTTCTTATGCCCTCGCCGTACTCAAAGGAAAACTGCGCCTGAAAAATACCAATGAACGTCATCCCTTTGTCGTGGGTGATCTCGTGTTTGCTGAAAAGTCTTCTGGAGAAGAGTGGGTCATTTCTGAGCGTTTAGAGCGTAAAAATTACCTGACTCGAAAAAGTGACAAAGGCGACAGTCATGTGTTATGTGCGAATTTAGATCAGGTAGCCATCCTTGCTTCTTGTAAAGATCCAGAAACAAAACCTGGCTTTATCGACCGACTTCTTGCTGCTTCTTACCACACCAATATTCCTCCTCTTATTATCTTTACCAAAAAAGATTTGGTATCAGAAGAGGAGATCGAAGATCGGGAAACCTATTATAAAGAGTTAGGTTATGATGTCATGAGTGTCTCTCTTCTTTCAGAAGAGTCCATTCAACCTCTTTGGGAAAAAATCAAGGGCAAACGAACGTTTCTTTGTGGCAACTCTGGTGTAGGTAAGTCCACTCTCATGAACCACCTGCATCAAAAAACGATCCAAAGAACCAATCTGGTCAGCGGATCAACAAAGAAAGGAAAACACACAACCACCAATTCATTTGCTCTTTTTTTAGAGGGAAATACGGTCCTCATTGATTCTCCCGGAGTCAAAGAATGGGGTATTCTCCACCTGACGCCAACTCAACTTTGGGAAAGTTTTCCCGAGTTACGCAAAGTAAAAGAATTGTGCCAGGAAATTTATTGTTGTGAACTGGGTTCTGAGTGTGCCATGCGAAAGTTCATGCATGAATCCATGGACGAAACTCGAAAAAAGAGCCTAGAATCCATGATTGAGAGTTTGGAGAATCCTTACCGGGTCACTCGTCGGGACCATTGGTCAAAAGCGGTCACAAAAAGATATTAG
- a CDS encoding PEGA domain-containing protein: MRYVYLPVLCFLVGYCSSVTKIETLNRSFTKPKFVAPDIGESEPLPSGRDYRERLVNKPTPSFTLLWKQIPEEFSLSDLSLLEEKILFPHSKLGVYQKSPSSTLDPKFLQTNDIDIVLELTLVKVGERLTAEVQYKDPVLSQNFGKSVFVYQEEKEPKTKSVKSFDVYHGRKHLLPLTEFVPAYYVEVSSPSNDDLRSYFSASLQGKVSVFSTSPGTTVYLDGIEVGKAPLLNYSVLNGKHTLSFAKPGKDQVRRNILVRAGKTTRVFQEWNDDISQGTVVVSSFPPGLDVVIDGQKKGKTQYAESGVPYGSYPVQLIRTTSDSHFEYAKAGIKIRPKQITSIALPISLQDGVGWESEEFWNLTSPSPNFSATFPGKLTFTKNKDLPNGWYGVFSEDLIPDYLEAELVLDLKKDYNGALGLSIHDHNQNTILVYVDQTDFHVVKFAGNESEAAVRSSYRWNKEDELKGRSIKFETDIEKKMIRLYLGNKMVEEFPWSFDSFWNLGVLTPHNAPLVGVPLRGLKIQYPDMVKFEQRFQK; the protein is encoded by the coding sequence ATGAGATATGTTTATTTACCGGTCCTTTGTTTTTTAGTCGGTTATTGTTCCTCGGTCACAAAGATCGAAACACTTAATCGAAGTTTTACAAAACCTAAGTTTGTCGCTCCTGACATAGGAGAGTCTGAACCCCTTCCTTCGGGTAGAGATTACAGAGAACGACTGGTAAATAAACCCACTCCGAGTTTCACCCTCCTCTGGAAACAAATCCCAGAGGAGTTTTCTCTTTCTGACTTATCTCTTTTAGAAGAAAAAATCCTTTTTCCTCATTCCAAGTTAGGTGTTTACCAGAAATCACCATCTTCGACTCTTGACCCTAAATTTTTACAAACAAACGATATTGACATCGTATTGGAACTTACATTGGTGAAAGTCGGAGAGCGATTGACGGCAGAAGTTCAATACAAGGATCCTGTTTTGTCACAAAACTTTGGTAAGTCGGTTTTTGTCTACCAAGAAGAAAAAGAACCTAAAACGAAATCTGTAAAATCCTTTGATGTCTATCACGGCAGAAAACATTTACTCCCTCTGACTGAATTTGTTCCTGCTTATTATGTTGAAGTTTCATCACCATCTAACGATGATTTAAGATCATATTTTTCCGCCTCTCTTCAAGGTAAGGTTTCTGTTTTCTCTACCTCTCCTGGAACCACAGTTTACTTGGATGGGATAGAAGTCGGAAAAGCACCACTTCTCAATTACTCAGTATTAAATGGCAAACACACATTATCGTTTGCAAAACCAGGAAAAGACCAAGTCAGACGAAATATTTTAGTCCGTGCCGGTAAGACTACCAGAGTCTTTCAAGAATGGAATGATGACATTTCGCAAGGAACGGTTGTTGTTTCGAGTTTTCCTCCTGGACTCGATGTTGTGATCGATGGACAAAAAAAGGGGAAAACGCAATATGCAGAATCGGGAGTTCCTTACGGAAGTTATCCGGTCCAATTGATCCGCACTACATCAGATTCTCATTTCGAATATGCAAAAGCTGGAATCAAAATTCGACCAAAACAAATCACTTCCATTGCATTGCCAATTTCCTTACAAGATGGAGTTGGTTGGGAATCTGAAGAATTTTGGAATTTAACGTCTCCTTCTCCAAATTTTTCTGCCACTTTCCCGGGGAAATTGACATTTACGAAGAACAAAGACCTACCTAACGGTTGGTATGGTGTCTTTTCTGAAGATTTAATTCCTGATTATTTGGAAGCCGAACTTGTGTTAGATCTGAAAAAAGATTACAATGGTGCATTGGGACTTTCGATCCATGATCATAATCAGAATACGATTCTTGTTTATGTTGACCAAACTGACTTTCATGTTGTCAAGTTTGCAGGGAATGAATCCGAAGCGGCAGTTCGATCCTCTTATCGTTGGAACAAGGAAGATGAACTCAAAGGTCGGAGTATTAAATTTGAAACCGACATAGAGAAAAAAATGATCCGTTTGTATTTGGGTAATAAGATGGTAGAGGAATTTCCTTGGAGTTTTGATTCTTTTTGGAATTTAGGTGTTCTTACTCCACATAATGCACCTTTGGTGGGAGTCCCTTTACGAGGATTAAAAATCCAATATCCAGATATGGTTAAGTTTGAACAAAGGTTCCAAAAATGA
- a CDS encoding FecR domain-containing protein, translating into MKRTMIQKLSVLGFVAFLAMFAVACQKDSKENVTAVTEKSQSASNVVIAFVKGDVVVLRENNQIKPSLGDTLTAQDTIVTGQNGAVELLVGEDGVLKLNKNTSLSVSQAFTANDGSRETEVNMQYGKLVTVLRKERKTESFSVVTPTSIAGVRGTIFLTNVENPSAKGGNVACGSSNCVVKYTVLDGAVAIRKANSENEIVVDKQKSAEVSSDTKLSDKMIKPMDKQSLGEMKEMLVFENTKMLQFESLANELKSNNEELQKMNLGSSVEELEKAAKTREITKSKSDEVITTAKSIEDSKYIKKDVQKDSLKLAPKESFDKTK; encoded by the coding sequence ATGAAACGTACAATGATTCAAAAATTGTCGGTTTTGGGGTTTGTGGCATTTTTAGCTATGTTTGCCGTAGCTTGCCAAAAAGACTCAAAAGAGAATGTAACCGCCGTTACAGAAAAAAGTCAATCTGCTAGCAATGTGGTCATTGCCTTTGTAAAAGGTGATGTGGTCGTTTTGAGAGAAAATAACCAAATCAAACCAAGTTTAGGTGATACTCTCACTGCGCAGGACACAATTGTGACTGGTCAAAATGGTGCCGTTGAACTTTTGGTTGGTGAAGATGGTGTTCTCAAACTAAACAAAAACACTTCCCTTAGCGTAAGTCAAGCATTTACGGCTAACGACGGTTCACGCGAAACTGAAGTCAACATGCAATATGGAAAACTTGTTACAGTTCTTCGTAAAGAAAGAAAAACAGAGTCTTTCAGCGTTGTCACTCCTACTTCCATTGCGGGTGTTCGGGGAACGATCTTCTTAACCAATGTGGAAAATCCTTCTGCGAAAGGTGGAAACGTAGCATGCGGATCTTCGAATTGTGTGGTGAAGTATACGGTTCTTGATGGAGCAGTTGCCATTCGTAAAGCAAACTCTGAGAACGAAATCGTAGTGGACAAACAAAAATCAGCGGAAGTGTCCTCTGATACAAAGCTTTCTGACAAAATGATTAAACCAATGGACAAACAGTCCTTAGGTGAAATGAAAGAAATGTTGGTGTTCGAAAACACAAAAATGTTGCAGTTTGAGTCTCTTGCAAATGAACTAAAATCAAATAATGAAGAACTTCAAAAAATGAACCTTGGTTCATCCGTAGAGGAATTAGAGAAAGCAGCAAAAACACGTGAAATCACCAAATCAAAGTCAGATGAAGTGATCACAACTGCAAAATCAATCGAAGATTCCAAATACATTAAGAAAGACGTACAAAAAGATTCACTAAAATTAGCTCCAAAAGAGAGTTTTGATAAGACGAAATGA